In Arachis stenosperma cultivar V10309 chromosome 1, arast.V10309.gnm1.PFL2, whole genome shotgun sequence, one DNA window encodes the following:
- the LOC130961483 gene encoding vacuolar protein sorting-associated protein 22 homolog 1 produces the protein MRRRPGIGGLQTAAAARDQYRLLGENVAKIRTDLMKEQLATFRSQLEDFARKHKNDIRKNPAFRSQFHEMCAKVGVDPLASNKGFWAELLGIGDFYYELGVQIVDICLATRPHNGGLINLQELCHLLRQRRKSDRGVVSEDDCLRAISKLKVLGSGFEVFSVGKKKLVRSVPTELNKDHNEILELAQAQGYVTVEEVERRLSWTSGRAIDALDTLLDEGLAMIDDGHRDGKRRYWFPCVSPISSSIGVDS, from the exons ATGAGAAGGCGGCCTGGAATCGGAGGGTTGCAGACAGCTGCAGCAGCAAGGGATCAGTATCGGTTGCTTGGTGAGAATGTCGCAAAGATCAGAACCGATTTGATGAAGGAACAGCTTGCCACTTTTCGATCCCAGCTTGAAGATTTTGCTCGCAAGCACAAG AATGACATCCGCAAGAACCCTGCGTTCAGATCACAGTTCCACGAGATGTGTGCTAAAGTTGGAGTAGATCCATTGGCCTCAAATAAAGGTTTTTGGGCAGAGCTTTTAGGAATTGGTGACTTCTATTATGAACTTG GAGTTCAAATAGTCGATATTTGCTTGGCAACTAGACCACACAATGGAGGACTGATCAACCTTCAGGAACTCTGCCATCTCCTTCGTCAGAGACGGAAAAGTGATAGGGGAGTTGTTTCTGAGGATGATTGCCTGCGTGCTATCAGCAAACTAAAG GTGCTGGGTAGTGGTTTTGAAGTTTTTTCAGTTGGTAAAAAAAAGCTTGTCCGTTCAGTTCCAACTGAGTTGAACAAAGACCACAATGAAATTCTAGAGCTTGCCCAG GCTCAAGGATATGTGACTGTTGAAGAAGTAGAGAGGCGGCTATCTTGGACTTCGGGCCGTGCTATTGATGCACTTGATACATTACTTGAT GAAGGACTTGCGATGATCGATGATGGCCATCGAGATGGTAAACGGCGTTACTGGTTTCCCTGTGTATCTCCCATCTCATCTTCAATAGGAGTTGATTCCTAA
- the LOC130963167 gene encoding fatty acid desaturase 4, chloroplastic, translating into MYSLVQHKYLPSSFHHKIFISRPISGRASEYCSTTTKHRPNAKLVVGPKAAVVQTVQTVQPQLKVVITTDRPKDNDPSLQSTWPHRAWVIAGCTTLIISLGESLKGAVDMHMLMEPIFAGWIGYILADLGSGVYHWGIDNYGDGSTPFFGSQIEAFQGHHKWPWTITRRQFSNNLHALARAITFSVLPINLLCHDPVVQSFVGVFAGCIMFSQQFHAWAHGTKSRLPPAVVALQEAGVLVSRSQHSAHHRPPYNNNYCIVSGLWNEFLDKNKVFEAMEMVVYFKLGVRPRSWSEPESEWMEEIDMAS; encoded by the coding sequence ATGTACTCCTTAGTCCAACACAAATACCTACCATCCAGTTTCCACCACAAAATCTTCATAAGCCGGCCAATATCTGGCCGAGCTTCTGAGTATTGCTCAACTACCACCAAGCATAGGCCCAACGCCAAATTAGTCGTTGGGCCTAAGGCTGCGGTTGTACAGACTGTACAGACTGTACAACCGCAGCTAAAAGTGGTAATCACCACGGACCGACCCAAAGACAATGATCCGAGTTTGCAATCAACATGGCCACACAGGGCATGGGTGATAGCAGGGTGCACAACTCTGATCATTTCATTGGGAGAGTCATTAAAGGGTGCAGTTGATATGCATATGTTGATGGAGCCGATTTTCGCAGGGTGGATCGGTTACATTCTAGCTGATCTTGGCTCCGGGGTGTACCATTGGGGAATTGACAACTATGGTGATGGTTCGACACCATTTTTTGGATCCCAAATTGAGGCTTTCCAAGGTCACCATAAGTGGCCATGGACCATCACTAGGCGCCAGTTTTCAAACAACTTGCATGCCTTGGCACGTGCCATTACATTCTCAGTGCTTCCTATAAACCTTCTTTGCCATGATCCAGTTGTTCAATCTTTTGTTGGTGTGTTTGCTGGTTGCATTATGTTTAGCCAACAGTTTCATGCGTGGGCGCATGGGACGAAGAGCCGGCTTCCTCCGGCCGTGGTGGCCTTGCAGGAGGCTGGAGTGCTGGTGTCGCGGTCGCAGCACTCGGCTCACCACCGGCCACCGTATAACAATAATTACTGCATAGTGAGTGGACTGTGGAATGAGTTTTTGGATAAAAACAAGGTTTTTGAAGCcatggagatggtggtgtacTTTAAACTTGGAGTTAGACCTAGGTCTTGGAGTGAGCctgagtctgaatggatggagGAGATTGACATGGCTTCTTAA